Proteins encoded together in one Streptomyces sp. B1I3 window:
- a CDS encoding radical SAM protein, which produces MELGELVVRRPFPAAGLLLGLTRRCPLSCAHCSTGSGMTVRERPDAGQLARFVGSFTPDDRPDVVMLTGGEPLLLPGLVEELSTLAHSAGARTALLSGMFFARSRRIPAPLLRAITAVDHFSASLDVHHEREIPRADVFRALHRIRETGVAVSFHLTGSGTGDPYLADITRDIEEEFGGRVPSLVNEVRPFGRAAAWAAPARTVPDTGPVSPCAMAAWPVVAFDGTVLACCNQDTVDLRPVPDHLHLGHIATDDWAAVRRRTQESPVLRMIRTVGPAHLSARSGTPPRGTSYCEGCRALGGGAHVTAAGVATGAAGALLDLAAARQGAAGGAVGVVRRHGCAAYAPLVTAGAAGAADAPAAGAGDVRTPGGAR; this is translated from the coding sequence ATGGAACTCGGCGAACTCGTCGTACGGCGGCCGTTCCCCGCCGCCGGACTGCTGCTCGGCCTCACCCGGCGCTGCCCCCTGAGCTGCGCCCACTGCTCCACCGGATCGGGCATGACCGTGCGGGAGCGGCCCGACGCCGGCCAGCTCGCGCGTTTCGTGGGCTCGTTCACCCCGGACGACCGCCCCGACGTGGTGATGCTGACCGGTGGTGAACCGCTGCTGCTGCCCGGGCTCGTCGAGGAGCTGAGCACGCTCGCCCACAGCGCCGGGGCGCGTACCGCGCTGCTGAGCGGCATGTTCTTCGCCCGCTCGCGGCGGATCCCGGCTCCGCTGCTGCGGGCCATCACCGCCGTCGACCACTTCTCGGCCAGTCTGGACGTCCACCACGAGCGGGAGATCCCGCGGGCCGACGTCTTCCGCGCCCTGCACCGGATCCGGGAGACGGGGGTCGCGGTGAGCTTCCACCTCACCGGGTCGGGAACCGGCGACCCGTACCTCGCGGACATCACCCGTGACATCGAGGAGGAATTCGGCGGCCGGGTGCCGTCGCTGGTCAACGAGGTGCGGCCGTTCGGGCGGGCGGCGGCCTGGGCGGCCCCCGCCCGTACCGTCCCTGACACGGGCCCGGTCTCCCCGTGCGCCATGGCCGCCTGGCCGGTGGTCGCCTTCGACGGCACGGTTCTGGCCTGCTGCAACCAGGACACGGTGGATCTGCGGCCCGTCCCCGACCACCTGCACCTCGGGCACATCGCCACCGACGACTGGGCGGCGGTGCGCCGGCGCACCCAGGAGTCACCGGTGCTGCGCATGATCCGGACGGTCGGCCCCGCCCATCTGTCCGCACGCTCGGGCACACCGCCCCGGGGCACCTCCTACTGCGAGGGCTGCCGCGCCCTGGGCGGCGGCGCACACGTGACGGCCGCAGGCGTGGCGACGGGTGCGGCGGGCGCGCTGCTGGACCTGGCCGCCGCCCGGCAGGGGGCCGCCGGGGGCGCGGTGGGGGTGGTGCGACGCCACGGCTGCGCGGCGTACGCCCCCCTCGTCACCGCGGGCGCGGCCGGCGCCGCGGATGCCCCCGCCGCCGGAGCCGGTGACGTCCGGACCCCGGGCGGGGCCCGGTGA
- a CDS encoding MFS transporter has product MTMPLRGNRDFRLLWMSGLFAVLGGQMSALALPLLVLKETGSAVQAGAVGTVSVGAVLITMLPGGVVADRVERRRLMRLCDVGSLAVVTALTAAVWSGHAPMPLVLLVAAAGAVISSIYGPAVFGLMRAVVPADQMGTATARLQARTHTARLVGPLVGGALFGVHPALPFAAEALGLFLSTVCVALVRTRSRARTKAGAVFSRRELMAGLTFLWAIPYLRTVLLVFGLGMNFAFGALTFTALTAFSEGGRSGVGGGFVLTCVSAGALAGALLAPRISPDRHARALILITCWSCVVAAGTMAWTGRPLVAGIMCALCMCLSTIASIGFLSKLLIVTPEERVGRVQSAAGFLSSMVQPFGPLAGGALMTAFGARWAFSLTGCVLAVSALVVTLAPSARAEPSPHLEAVPAGPPEPGTGPTSAPGPDRVPAPGSDHAPSGADRAVPAD; this is encoded by the coding sequence ATGACCATGCCGCTGCGCGGCAACAGGGATTTCCGGCTGCTCTGGATGAGCGGCCTGTTCGCGGTCCTGGGAGGGCAGATGAGTGCTCTCGCCCTTCCCCTGCTGGTACTCAAGGAGACCGGTTCCGCGGTACAGGCCGGGGCCGTCGGGACGGTGTCCGTGGGAGCCGTGCTGATCACGATGCTGCCCGGCGGTGTGGTGGCGGACCGTGTCGAACGCCGCCGGCTGATGAGGCTGTGCGACGTCGGCAGCCTGGCCGTCGTCACCGCCCTCACCGCGGCCGTCTGGTCCGGGCACGCCCCCATGCCACTCGTCCTGCTCGTCGCCGCGGCGGGAGCGGTGATCAGCAGCATCTACGGGCCGGCCGTCTTCGGCCTGATGCGCGCTGTCGTCCCGGCGGACCAGATGGGCACCGCCACCGCACGGCTCCAGGCACGCACCCATACGGCCCGGCTCGTCGGACCGCTCGTCGGGGGAGCGCTGTTCGGTGTCCACCCGGCCCTGCCGTTCGCGGCCGAGGCACTGGGCCTGTTCCTGTCGACCGTCTGCGTGGCCCTCGTCCGCACCCGCTCCCGGGCCAGGACGAAGGCGGGCGCCGTGTTCAGCAGGCGCGAGCTCATGGCGGGCCTGACGTTCCTGTGGGCGATCCCGTATCTGCGTACGGTTCTTCTCGTCTTCGGCCTCGGCATGAACTTCGCGTTCGGGGCTCTCACCTTCACCGCCCTGACCGCGTTCTCCGAAGGCGGCCGTTCCGGCGTCGGCGGTGGCTTCGTCCTCACCTGCGTCTCCGCGGGGGCACTGGCCGGGGCGCTGCTCGCGCCGCGGATCAGCCCCGACCGGCACGCGCGGGCCCTGATCCTCATCACCTGCTGGAGCTGCGTGGTGGCAGCCGGGACGATGGCCTGGACCGGCCGACCGCTGGTGGCCGGGATCATGTGCGCGCTCTGCATGTGCCTGTCGACGATCGCCAGCATCGGATTCCTCTCGAAGCTCCTGATCGTGACCCCGGAGGAGAGAGTGGGCCGGGTACAGAGCGCGGCCGGCTTCCTGTCCTCCATGGTCCAGCCGTTCGGGCCGCTGGCCGGCGGAGCCCTGATGACCGCTTTCGGCGCCCGCTGGGCCTTCTCCCTGACCGGCTGTGTGCTGGCCGTGTCCGCCCTCGTGGTCACCCTCGCCCCCTCCGCGCGGGCAGAGCCGTCCCCGCACCTGGAGGCGGTCCCGGCCGGCCCGCCGGAGCCGGGCACCGGCCCCACGTCGGCGCCCGGCCCGGACCGCGTACCGGCGCCCGGCTCCGACCACGCGCC
- a CDS encoding aroma-sacti cluster domain-containing protein — translation MTRPPETGAPRQPADGTQPVLPDALYEAGLPVDLLSDEQRLVLSQLTPEELGVLLDIKSRLDAVEPEVQAHGEIAGGALF, via the coding sequence ATGACCCGACCCCCCGAGACCGGCGCCCCCCGGCAGCCGGCCGACGGCACACAGCCGGTGCTGCCCGACGCGCTGTACGAGGCCGGCCTGCCGGTGGACCTGCTGAGTGACGAGCAGCGCCTCGTGCTCAGCCAGCTGACGCCGGAGGAACTGGGCGTACTGCTCGACATCAAGAGCCGGCTGGACGCCGTGGAACCGGAGGTCCAGGCACACGGCGAGATCGCCGGCGGCGCACTGTTCTAG
- a CDS encoding adenylate/guanylate cyclase domain-containing protein, translated as MTCPSCRQDLPPDARFCSSCGTPCTAAVTPGDDERKPVTVLFCDLVGSTALSGVLDPETLRTVTLRYFEAMSAQIVAQGGTPEKFIGDAVMAVFGVPVVREDDARRALAAALGMRDALAELNEELHAALGIRLATRVGVNTGQVVAGGDATARQALVSGETVNIAARLEQNAGAGEILIGPHTLLAAGPTVSAEPTGPLRLKGKRETVEAYRLLALGTDDPALLRRFDVPFVGRRAERGALDAALAETVRNGRAGLLRVTGEAGVGKTRLVREWLARRAASGALAHGAGRCRSHGEQGTLTPLADALRALRVPAVRPGPAGEGRAAGHASVRPSGMPADDDATALLSAGLLRDGTPNAPFEDMCAALSTVLGRAARVRPVVVVLDDAHAAAPLLTRTLERLTDGAGPAGVLIVCVGRPDGSADGTGGLPVTGLPHEEAARLAAQLGRLDGRDGPVDERLLARAEGNPLYLEQLLVGGRGAGTGADGPDGGLPPTLQALLGARIGALARAERTAVDLAAVIGREFTAAELVLLEVSTRLAERQPSAVVAAPPEERARHLARVEEVLAALSRRRLVEPAPRRDPETAAYRFSSGLVHEVTYGSQSKRAKADRHAWAADLPSVLRAGDGAVGGHLERAYHYRAELGLLDEGTLRLRGRAAAALGRAGAQAAARSDLSWAHSLLERAVGLDPDDAGSVRRLGEVRVALGNTEAGAALLRRVRDLESAPVESAHARLALVVLDPGGPGPGLTATARAVLPVFEAAGDSAGRARAHLRLAQRLQQAGRHEESERDQARALEQAVLAGAEPERAGALGAIGISLWRGPAPAPEAVERCRALLSEHGGGRPTVRLTLNCPLAVLYALQDRTREAYGCLAEAGELARKLGFAEAEVFLPVFRAAVESLLGHGSAALELLARADEAARHTGATGMRTAVALDAARIELDSGRTRRAAVRLAGIGDGAELSHADAVDLQGMRGRLSAAEGRASAAAAHADRAVAASLLTDSPLVQATAALDRAATLYALGRRADARASARAARERFAAKGHLPGIRRAATCVPGAVPEGAVPDGTVPDGTEFTTTERS; from the coding sequence ATGACCTGCCCCTCGTGCCGTCAGGACCTGCCGCCGGACGCGCGGTTCTGCTCGTCCTGCGGGACGCCGTGCACCGCCGCCGTCACCCCGGGGGACGACGAGCGCAAGCCGGTGACGGTGCTCTTCTGCGATCTCGTCGGCTCGACCGCGCTGTCGGGCGTACTGGACCCGGAGACCTTGCGTACCGTGACACTGCGGTACTTCGAGGCGATGAGCGCCCAGATCGTGGCTCAGGGCGGCACCCCGGAGAAGTTCATCGGTGACGCGGTGATGGCGGTGTTCGGTGTCCCGGTGGTCCGGGAGGACGACGCCCGGCGTGCGCTGGCGGCGGCGCTCGGGATGCGGGACGCGCTGGCCGAGCTGAACGAGGAACTGCACGCCGCACTCGGCATCCGGCTGGCCACCCGGGTCGGTGTCAACACCGGTCAGGTGGTGGCCGGTGGGGACGCGACGGCCCGTCAGGCCCTGGTGTCGGGGGAAACCGTCAACATCGCCGCCCGCCTGGAGCAGAACGCCGGTGCCGGGGAGATCCTCATCGGCCCGCACACCCTGCTGGCCGCCGGCCCGACGGTCTCGGCGGAGCCGACCGGACCGCTCCGGCTGAAGGGCAAGCGGGAGACCGTGGAGGCCTACCGGCTGCTCGCGCTGGGCACCGACGACCCGGCTCTGCTGCGCCGCTTCGACGTCCCCTTCGTGGGGCGCCGTGCCGAGCGCGGCGCACTGGACGCGGCCCTCGCGGAGACCGTCCGCAACGGGCGAGCGGGTCTGCTGCGGGTCACCGGGGAGGCGGGTGTCGGCAAGACCAGGCTGGTACGGGAGTGGCTGGCGCGGCGCGCCGCCTCGGGCGCACTCGCCCACGGCGCGGGCCGGTGCCGCAGCCATGGGGAACAGGGCACGCTCACCCCCCTCGCCGACGCCCTCCGCGCCCTGCGGGTGCCCGCCGTCCGGCCCGGTCCGGCAGGTGAGGGACGCGCGGCCGGGCACGCCTCCGTACGGCCCTCCGGGATGCCGGCCGACGACGACGCGACGGCGCTGCTCTCGGCCGGCCTGCTGCGGGACGGCACGCCGAACGCGCCGTTCGAGGACATGTGCGCCGCACTGTCGACGGTGCTGGGCCGGGCCGCCCGGGTCCGGCCGGTCGTGGTGGTGCTCGACGACGCGCACGCGGCCGCGCCCCTGCTGACGCGCACGCTGGAGCGGCTGACGGACGGAGCGGGGCCTGCCGGCGTACTGATCGTCTGTGTGGGGCGCCCGGACGGCTCGGCCGACGGCACGGGCGGGCTGCCGGTCACCGGACTGCCCCACGAGGAGGCCGCCCGGCTGGCCGCCCAGCTCGGCCGGCTCGACGGCCGGGACGGGCCGGTGGACGAACGGCTCCTGGCCCGCGCCGAGGGCAACCCGCTCTACCTGGAACAACTGCTGGTCGGCGGACGGGGGGCCGGCACGGGCGCCGACGGCCCGGACGGCGGGCTGCCGCCGACCCTGCAGGCACTGCTCGGCGCCCGTATCGGAGCGCTGGCCAGGGCGGAGCGGACCGCCGTCGATCTCGCCGCCGTGATCGGCCGCGAGTTCACCGCGGCCGAACTCGTCCTGCTGGAGGTGTCCACACGACTGGCGGAGCGGCAGCCGTCCGCGGTGGTGGCCGCCCCTCCCGAGGAGCGGGCGCGGCACCTGGCGCGCGTCGAGGAGGTGCTGGCGGCGCTGAGCAGGCGCCGGCTGGTGGAGCCGGCGCCGCGGAGGGACCCGGAGACGGCGGCCTACCGGTTCAGCAGCGGGCTGGTGCACGAGGTGACGTACGGCTCTCAGTCCAAACGGGCCAAGGCCGACCGCCACGCCTGGGCTGCGGATCTGCCCAGCGTGCTGCGCGCCGGGGACGGCGCTGTCGGTGGCCATCTGGAGCGCGCCTACCACTACCGCGCCGAGCTGGGACTGCTGGACGAGGGCACCCTGCGGTTGCGCGGCCGGGCGGCCGCCGCGCTGGGCCGGGCCGGGGCCCAGGCCGCCGCCCGGTCCGACCTGTCCTGGGCGCACAGCCTGCTGGAGCGCGCCGTCGGCCTCGACCCCGACGACGCCGGGTCGGTCCGCAGGCTCGGTGAGGTGCGGGTGGCCCTCGGCAACACCGAGGCCGGTGCGGCCCTGCTGCGCCGCGTACGGGACCTGGAATCCGCGCCGGTCGAGTCCGCGCACGCCCGGCTGGCACTCGTGGTGCTGGATCCCGGCGGTCCGGGACCCGGACTCACCGCGACGGCCCGGGCGGTGCTGCCGGTCTTCGAGGCGGCCGGTGACTCGGCGGGCAGGGCGCGGGCGCATCTGAGACTGGCCCAGCGACTCCAGCAGGCGGGCCGGCACGAGGAGTCGGAGCGCGATCAGGCGCGGGCCCTGGAGCAGGCGGTGCTGGCCGGGGCCGAACCCGAGCGCGCCGGGGCGCTCGGGGCCATCGGAATCTCCTTGTGGCGCGGCCCGGCGCCCGCGCCCGAGGCGGTGGAACGCTGCCGGGCCCTCCTGTCGGAGCACGGAGGGGGCCGCCCGACGGTCAGGCTCACCCTGAACTGCCCGCTGGCGGTGCTGTACGCCCTCCAGGACCGGACCCGTGAGGCGTACGGCTGCCTGGCGGAGGCGGGAGAACTGGCCCGGAAGCTGGGGTTCGCCGAGGCGGAGGTGTTCCTGCCGGTGTTCCGGGCCGCGGTGGAGTCGCTGCTCGGCCACGGCTCCGCCGCGCTGGAACTGCTGGCCCGCGCCGACGAGGCGGCCCGGCACACCGGCGCGACCGGGATGCGGACGGCCGTCGCACTGGACGCGGCCCGGATCGAGCTGGACTCGGGCCGCACACGCCGGGCGGCCGTCCGGCTCGCGGGTATCGGGGACGGAGCGGAGCTGAGCCACGCCGACGCGGTCGACCTGCAGGGGATGCGGGGCCGGCTGTCGGCCGCCGAGGGCCGCGCGTCCGCAGCGGCGGCCCACGCGGACCGGGCGGTGGCGGCCTCGCTGCTCACCGATTCCCCCCTGGTCCAGGCGACGGCCGCACTGGACCGTGCCGCCACCCTGTACGCACTGGGGAGGCGGGCGGACGCACGGGCCTCCGCACGGGCCGCGCGGGAGCGGTTCGCGGCCAAGGGGCACCTGCCGGGGATCCGCCGGGCCGCCACCTGCGTGCCCGGGGCCGTGCCCGAGGGGGCCGTGCCTGACGGGACCGTGCCTGACGGGACCGAGTTCACCACGACGGAGAGGAGCTGA